The Balneolaceae bacterium genome has a window encoding:
- the infB gene encoding translation initiation factor IF-2, producing the protein MQAELEEFEEQILEVTEFITVSDLAEELGVKANEVITTCMNLGMMVSINQRLDASTIELVAEEFGREVEFVDADEAIEEIELEEDDPEDLQPRAPIITVMGHVDHGKTSLLDHIRKTRVAAGEAGGITQHVGAYEIMTEDGRHITFLDTPGHEAFTAMRSRGAQATDIVILVVAADDAVMPQTIEAINHAKAAGVSIIVAINKMDLEGANPDKIKNQLAEHDVIVEEYGGESQSAEVSAKTGEGIDDLLEKVLIEADLMELKANPDRRADGVVLEARVDKGKGVVANILVQNGTLHVGDAFVAGSCFGRVRAMENEHGTRVEEAGPSTPVQLMGLDDIPQAGDKLVVAADEKSAKEVANQRSQIRREQQLRRTKHLTLDDLSRRMALGEVSELNIIIKADVDGSIEALSGALQKLSTDEVGVNIIHTGAGAITESDVLLASASEAIIIGFQVRPSANARRTAEEEEIDVRLFSVIYDAVDEVRDAMEGLLSPEISEKLLGNAEVREIFKVSKVGTIAGCYVTEGKIHRNNPVRVVRDGVVIYDGEIDSLKRFKDDVKEVQTGYECGISIVNYNDIKVGDVIENYTMVEEKRSLEDAKNLEDIE; encoded by the coding sequence ATGCAGGCCGAACTGGAAGAGTTCGAAGAGCAGATCCTCGAGGTTACCGAATTTATTACCGTGAGTGACTTGGCTGAGGAGCTTGGGGTGAAGGCCAATGAGGTGATTACGACCTGTATGAACCTGGGCATGATGGTCTCGATCAACCAGCGCCTGGACGCCAGCACTATTGAGTTGGTGGCTGAGGAGTTTGGTCGCGAGGTGGAATTCGTAGATGCCGATGAGGCCATCGAGGAGATCGAACTGGAGGAGGACGATCCCGAAGATCTTCAGCCGCGCGCGCCCATTATTACGGTAATGGGACACGTGGACCATGGGAAAACCTCCCTGCTGGACCATATCCGTAAGACCCGTGTAGCTGCCGGCGAGGCGGGAGGCATTACCCAGCATGTGGGCGCCTACGAAATTATGACTGAAGACGGTCGCCACATTACCTTCCTGGATACCCCGGGCCACGAGGCCTTTACCGCCATGCGCTCGCGCGGCGCCCAAGCTACTGACATTGTGATCCTGGTGGTGGCTGCTGACGATGCGGTGATGCCTCAGACCATTGAGGCCATTAACCACGCCAAGGCCGCTGGCGTCTCTATTATCGTGGCCATCAACAAAATGGACCTGGAGGGTGCCAACCCCGACAAGATCAAGAATCAACTCGCTGAACACGACGTAATCGTTGAGGAATACGGCGGCGAGAGCCAAAGCGCCGAAGTCTCCGCCAAGACCGGTGAGGGTATCGACGATCTGCTTGAGAAAGTCCTCATCGAAGCCGATCTCATGGAATTGAAAGCCAACCCCGACCGCCGCGCCGACGGCGTGGTGCTGGAAGCCCGTGTGGACAAGGGCAAGGGTGTAGTGGCTAATATCCTGGTGCAGAATGGCACTCTGCACGTGGGCGATGCCTTTGTGGCGGGCTCATGCTTCGGTCGCGTACGTGCCATGGAAAATGAACATGGCACTCGCGTTGAGGAGGCCGGCCCCTCGACTCCCGTGCAACTTATGGGTCTTGACGACATTCCCCAGGCCGGCGACAAGCTGGTGGTGGCCGCCGATGAAAAATCCGCTAAGGAAGTGGCCAACCAGCGCTCGCAGATCCGCCGCGAACAGCAGCTTCGCCGCACCAAACATCTTACGCTGGACGATCTCAGCCGACGCATGGCGCTGGGCGAGGTCTCCGAGCTCAACATCATCATCAAGGCCGACGTGGACGGCTCCATCGAGGCTCTTTCCGGGGCATTGCAGAAACTGAGCACTGACGAGGTCGGCGTGAACATCATTCACACCGGCGCGGGCGCTATCACCGAATCGGATGTGTTGCTTGCCTCCGCTTCCGAAGCCATCATTATCGGCTTCCAGGTGCGGCCCTCGGCCAATGCGCGCCGCACCGCCGAAGAGGAGGAGATCGATGTCCGGCTCTTCAGCGTCATCTACGACGCAGTCGACGAAGTGCGCGACGCCATGGAGGGCCTGCTCTCGCCGGAAATCAGCGAGAAACTGCTCGGAAACGCCGAAGTCCGCGAGATATTCAAGGTCTCCAAGGTGGGCACCATTGCAGGCTGCTACGTGACCGAAGGCAAGATTCATCGAAACAACCCCGTCCGCGTCGTGAGAGACGGAGTCGTCATTTACGACGGGGAAATCGACTCCCTGAAGCGTTTCAAGGACGACGTCAAGGAGGTGCAGACCGGTTACGAATGCGGCATCAGCATCGTCAACTACAACGACATCAAAGTGGGCGACGTCATCGAGAACTACACCATGGTCGAAGAGAAGCGCAGCCTGGAAGACGCCAAGAACCTGGAAGATATCGAATAG
- the rbfA gene encoding 30S ribosome-binding factor RbfA, translating to MSVRTERLGAVIQRDLGEIIQKSYQRSGSFITVTKVRVTDDLLIAKVFLSIFAPGKDDDAIFKNMEEHNSEIRHELASRIRHQVRRIPELHFVKDETAEYVNRMENLFSEIRKERQQRGKESGGEDSPGSASDQEE from the coding sequence ATGAGTGTCCGAACCGAACGCCTGGGCGCAGTTATACAGCGCGACCTGGGAGAAATTATCCAGAAAAGTTACCAGCGGAGCGGTTCCTTTATCACTGTTACGAAGGTGCGAGTCACCGACGACCTGCTCATCGCCAAGGTCTTTCTCAGTATCTTCGCGCCCGGAAAGGATGACGACGCCATCTTTAAGAATATGGAGGAGCACAACTCCGAAATACGTCATGAGTTGGCTTCCAGGATACGCCACCAGGTTCGACGCATTCCCGAGCTGCATTTCGTCAAAGACGAGACTGCCGAGTACGTGAACCGGATGGAAAACCTTTTCTCGGAAATTCGCAAGGAGCGGCAGCAGCGAGGCAAGGAATCCGGGGGAGAGGATTCGCCCGGGAGCGCCTCCGACCAGGAGGAATAG